The Acidimicrobiia bacterium genomic sequence CGTCCCGTCGGGCGTGCAGCTCGACCTCGGCGCGACGGCCAAGGCCTGGGCGGCCGACCGTGCCGCGGCGAGGATCGCGCTCAAGCTCGAGCGCCCCGTCCTCGTGAGCCTCGGTGGCGACGTGAGCGCGGCCGGTCCCACCCGTCCGGGCGGGTGGCCGGTGCGCGTCACCGACGACCACGCCGCGGGCCGCGACGCGCCCGGCGAGACCGTCGACCTCCACGGAGGTGGGCTTGCGACCTCGGGCACGACCGTACGTCGGTGGTCGATGGGCGGGGAGGAGCACCACCACGTCGTCGACCCGACGACGGGTCGCAGCGCGCGCACGCCGTACCGGACGGTCAGCGTCGCGGCCGGATCGTGCGTCGACGCCAACGTCGCGACGACCGCCGCGCTCGTCGCCGGCGAGGACGGGCCCGCCTGGGTCGCGCGACACGGGCTCCCCGCCCGCTTCGTCGCGCACGACGGCACGGTCACGCGCGTCGGCGGCTGGCCGGAACCGGCATTGCCGGTGGCGTCGTGAGCACCGTGCTCGCGGCAACTGCCGGTTCGCCGCTCTGGTACTTCGCGCGCGCGACCGGGATGGTCGCGCTCGTCCTGCTCACCGTCACGGTGGTGCTCGGCGTGGTCACGAGCGTCCGCTGGAGCTCGCGCCGCTGGCCGCGGTTCGTCGTGGAGTACGTCCACCGCGACGTCACGCTGCTCGTGATGACCTTCATCGTGCTGCACGTGGCGACGGTCGTCCTCGACGGCTACGCGCCGATCGGATGGGCGGCCGCGGTCGTGCCGTTCTCGTCGCCGTACCGCGCGCTCTGGCTCGGTCTGGGCGCGGTCGCGTTCGACCTGCTGCTCGCAGTCGGCGCGACGAGCTGGTTGCGCCACCGCGTCGGCTTCCGCGTCTGGCGCTTCGTGCACTGGTTCGCGTACGGCGCGTGGGGCTTCTCCGTCGTGCACGGCCTCGCGACCGGCACCGACACCCAACGGGGTTGGGCGCTCTTCGTGAACGCGGCATGCGTCGCGGCCGTCCTCGCCGCGGTCTGGTGGCGGCTGGCCGTCGGCTGGCGCGAGGACCGGGCGGGGATCAGGACGGCGCTCCTCGGTATGACGTTCGTCCTGCCGCTCGCGCTGCTCGGGTGGCTGCGCGCCGGCCCGCTCGCGACGGGATGGGCGCGGCGGTCGGGAACGCCGGCGAGCGTGCTCGAGAAGACGACGCAGGGGCAGACGACGACATCGACGACCAACGCCCCGGTGAACGAGGACGACGGAGGATTCGAGCGATGACCGCGGTCCAGGACGAACGGCTGCGCGGCGGGTACGCGCCCGACGGGCTGCCGCGGCTGCTCGTCGGCGAACGCGACGGCACCGGAAGCCTCGAGGAGCACCTGCGCGTGCACGGTGCGCTCCCGCCGCGGATCGACCCGAGGTCGATGCTCGACGAGCTCGACCGCTCGGGCCTCGCGGGCCGTGGCGGCGCGTCGTTCCCGACCGCGAGGAAGTGGCGCGCGGTCGCGGACCGACGGGGCCGTGCCGTGGTCGTCGCGAACGGGTGCGAGGGCGAGCCGGCGAGCCAGAAGGACGCGCTGCTGCTCGCCCGCTTCCCGCACCTCGTGCTGGACGGGCTCGCCGTCGCGGCCGCGACCGTCGGCGCGCGCGACGCGGTGCTCGCCGTCGAGCGGACGCGGCCCGAGCTCGTGACCGCCGTGACCCGCGCGATCTCCGA encodes the following:
- a CDS encoding ferric reductase-like transmembrane domain-containing protein, with the protein product MSTVLAATAGSPLWYFARATGMVALVLLTVTVVLGVVTSVRWSSRRWPRFVVEYVHRDVTLLVMTFIVLHVATVVLDGYAPIGWAAAVVPFSSPYRALWLGLGAVAFDLLLAVGATSWLRHRVGFRVWRFVHWFAYGAWGFSVVHGLATGTDTQRGWALFVNAACVAAVLAAVWWRLAVGWREDRAGIRTALLGMTFVLPLALLGWLRAGPLATGWARRSGTPASVLEKTTQGQTTTSTTNAPVNEDDGGFER